Proteins encoded by one window of Gambusia affinis linkage group LG17, SWU_Gaff_1.0, whole genome shotgun sequence:
- the prrc1 gene encoding protein PRRC1 gives MMEESGIETTPPVSPTPLSLATSASNPPLTSGLSSQRSLSGTSSITNCSPSVSNSPPSIDFLPHFSSSLTTPCSSLSQLPPSSTLVLPFPTSSTFPPVNSPPLPPLPSSVSPLSAAGMAASPVHPPTTGFSTSAGYDITRGHAGRTPQTPLMPTFSNASPLPGIVSTTIYKHTGGLNTGSPITFPEEVEDPIVSEDTSSPKGIWGFLKGVAGNPVVKNVLNKTRHSVESMITTLDPGMAPYIKSGGDIDIVVASDKDMSVQAVREAFQEVFGMATVTGEPSQSNIAPQPVGYAAGAKGAQERIDGLRRAGVIHEKQPVVALENFIAELFPEKWFDIGCLILEDPGHGICVEVFTQATPLTLDHIQQAHSLTPPDYSLRWSGLVVTVGEILERSLPNISRTDWHKSVTGLSQHYIIQCAAKVLAGLYKQKLLSWTE, from the exons ATGATGGAAGAGAGTGGGATTGAGACAACGCCTCCTGTGAGCCCAACACCTTTATCACTCGCCACCTCAGCCAGTAATCCACCACTCACCAGTG GTCTGTCAAGTCAGCGTTCTCTCTCTGGAACCAGCTCTATCACAAATTGTTCACCTTCCGTTTCTAACTCTCCTCCATCCATTGATTTCCTTCCTCACTTCAGTAGCTCTTTGACCACGCCATGTTCCTCTCTCTCCCAGTTGCCTCCCTCGTCAACTCTCGTCTTACCTTTCCCTACCAGTTCTACCTTCCCTCCTGTGAATTCCCCCCCTTTGCCTCCTTTACCTTCTTCTGTTAGTCCACTCTCAGCAGCTGGTATGGCTGCCTCTCCTGTACACCCACCCACGACAGGGTTCTCTACAAGTGCTGGATACGACATCACACGGGGTCATGCCGGACGAACGCCACAGACGCCCTTGATGCCTACATTCTCTAATGCTTCTCCACTGCCAG GTATTGTGTCTACCACCATATACAAGCATACAGGAGGACTAAATACTGGATCTCCAATTACTTTCCCAGAGGAGGTTGAGGACCCTATAGTGTCTGAAGACACCTCTTCCCCAAAAGGGATCTGGGGTTTTTTAAAG GGAGTAGCAGGTAATCCTGTGGTAAAGAACGTCCTAAATAAAACCAGACACTCAGTAGAGTCCATGATCACTACTCTGGACCCTGGCATGGCACCATACATCA AGTCAGGTGGAGACATTGACATTGTTGTGGCTTCTGATAAGGACATGAGCGTGCAAGCTGTCAGAGAGGCCTTCCAGGAGGTTTTTGGGATGGCAACGGTCACTGGAGAGCCAAGTCAGTCCAACATTGCCCCTCAACCAGTGGGTTATGCAGCTGGAGCTAAG GGGGCCCAAGAACGCATTGACGGCTTGCGTCGAGCTGGTGTGATTCATGAGAAGCAGCCTGTAGTCGCTTTGGAAAACTTCATAGCTGAACTTTTTCCAGAGAA gTGGTTTGACATTGGCTGTTTAATCTTGGAAGACCCTGGTCATGGCATTTGCGTGGAGGTCTTCACACAAGCAACTCCTCTGACACTGGATCACATTCAGCAG GCTCATTCCCTTACACCGCCTGACTACAGCCTGCGTTGGTCCGGCCTGGTCGTTACAGTGGGAGAGATCTTGGAGCGCAGTCTGCCGAACATCAGCAGAACAGATTGGCACAAGTCTGTAACAGGATTAAGCCAACATTATATAATCCAATGTGCAGCCAAAGTTCTTGCTGGACTTTACAAACAGAAGCTGCTTTCCTGGACTGAGTGA